TTTCCTGAACAGATAAGCTGTTATTATAAGATATTTTCCATAAAGAGTCCCCAGATTGAACTTTATATGTTACTTCATGGGCTGAAGTTTGTTTTGTAAATCCAATTGAAATGATCCCAAGAGTTGCAATCGTAAAAAGAAATTGTTTTTTCAAACACGACACGCTCCTTAGTGTTAGAATTCTGTTTCTGCGAAAGTCTGAATTCATCATAACGTGTTGATGAAAGATTTGATTATACCCCTAAAAATTTGGAGTAACTAGAGATATTATCCAATTCATCTTATAAATGTAAGCGTTTAACACATTTCTCGACAAAAAAGAAGGATTTTTCATAACTAATAAGAAATTACATAGTATAAAAATCGAATCGAATAAAGGTGATATTGATGAAAATATCAAAATTTGTAACACCCGAAATTATTTTCGGTAAAAACTCGATTAAACAAGCGGGTGAGGCATGTTTACGCCTTGGTGCAAAAAAGGTATTAATTGTGAGTGATCAAGGAGTTGCGGCAGCTGGCTGGCTAGAAAAAGTTGTTAATCTTTGTAAAGAATCTTGTCTTCCTTTTGCCATATATACAGATATTACGATTGATCCTAAGGATACAGAAGTGATTAACGGATCCCGACTTTATATAGAAAACGAATGTGATGCCATTATTGGTGTTGGTGGAGGAAGCGCATTAGATGTGGCAAAGGCTATTGCCATTGTGGCAACAAATGGAGGAGAAATTAAGGATTATGAAGGAATTGATAAAATCGTCCATCCTTTGCCGCCTATGATCATGATTATGACTACAGCGGGATCTGGGTCGGAAGTTTCTCAGTTTTCTGTCATAGTGGATTCAACTCGAAAAAAGAAAATGACAATTATTTCGAAATCACTTGTACCAGACATTGCCATTATAGATCCGCTTACTTTAATGACAAAAGATAGCAGTTTAACGGCTGCAACTGGTATGGATGTTTTAACTCATGCTATTGAGGCTTATGTGAGTATCGCAGCCACACCATTAACAGATGTACAAGCGAAGAATGCATTATCCCTTGTGGCGACTTATCTAAGACCTTCTGTTGCATCAAAAACAAATGAAGAGGCAAAGGAAGCAATGGCGATGGCTAGCTTACAAGCAGGACTTGCTTTTTCTAATGCGATTTTAGGAGCGGCACACGCTATTTCTCATGCAATTGGTGGAAGGTTTCCGTTACCTCATGGTGAAATAAATGCAATACTTTTACCATATGTGATGGATTTTAATTTTATTGCTGCACCAAAACGGTTTACAGATATGGCAGGGTGCATAGGAATTGATACAAGAGCGTTTACCCAAAAAGAAGCTGGAAATGCAGCAATCCAATATGTAAGAGAGTTATCGGCTGATATCGGAATTCCAAAGCAATTAAGAGAGGTTGGAATTTCACAAGATATGATTACATCTATCTGTCAAACTGCATTAGAAGATGCATGTATGATAACAAATCCTCGTGATATGAATCTTGAACAAATGAAGCAGTTATTACATCAGGTTTTGTAAGGAGGAAATTCTTTTGCTTGAAGATAAAAACGAGATGATTGCCCTGTTAACAGGTGTTGAATCTTCCAAGAAAAGCTATTATACAGAACTTAAGAAAACAGTCGATATGTTACAAAAGAAAAATATGCAACTTGAAATAATGAACGAAGTAATGAAGAGTATTAAAATTGATATGACACTAGAAGAGATTTTAAGTAATATGGTTGATAAATTAAAAAGTATTATTCAATTTGATCGATTAAGCTTTTTTCTTCTCCAAAATGTAAGCCTTACTTTAATTAACGTTTTTCCAGAAAACACTTCTACCATTGAACGTGGGATAGACTTACCTCGTGATAACTCTCTTTACTGGATGGCTTTAACTAAACGGCAAGTTATGTTTCAGCAGTTAGAATATCCAACCTGGAATTTTAATGAACTAGAGTTTTTAAGAAACCTAAAGCTAAACAGCATTCTCGTTGTGCCTATTTATAGTAAAAACAAGGAAATCGGTGTAATCTGTATAGGTCGTTGTTTTCATGAACATTGGCATTCAGAGGACATAGCATTTCTTGAGCAGCTTGCCGATCATTTAGCAGTTAGTATAGAAAATACCCAATTATATAATGAGGTATTAAGGTCAAAGCAAGAGTGGGAGAACACATTTAAAGCAGTTGACGATATGATCATTATTTTTGATAAACATGTAAATGTTATTCAAATGAACGACTCGGTTAGGCACTTTTTGAAAACCCATCATCATAAAGATAATCTTCTACTAGAGCAACACTATAAAAGACTCGCTAATAAAACGTTTCAAACAGAAAAAGCCAGTTATCAAGAAATTCATTTTGAGGACCAATCCACCTTTGAACTTTACACATATCCCGTTTATAACAATAAAAACTTTGTATACGGAGTTATTGCCTATGTAAAAGATGTAACAGAAAAACGAAAAATGGAGGTGCAATTACTTCATTCGGGAAAATTGGCTGCAATTGGGGAAATGGCAGCAGGAGTAGCTCATGAACTAAATAGTCCACTCACTGCAATCTTAGGAAATTCACAGCTTCTATTAAGAAATGTAAAGGAAGACGATGATTCTTTTACTCTTTTACGAGATATTAAAACATGTGGAGTTCGTTGTAAAGACATTATTAAAAGTTTACTAGCTTTCTCCAGACAAGAGGAGTATACATTTCAATCTTTTCATATAAATGATGCGGTGAAACAGGTGTTAAATTTATTAAAATATCAGTTGAAAAAAAATCAAATAAACGTTATCACAAACTTATATGAAGATCTTCCAATGATCGAAGGAAGTCAGCAGCAAATTGAACAAATTATTATTAATCTGCTACTAAATGCAAAAGATGCAGTAGAAGTGATAGTAAAAGATGATAAAGAAATTGAAATTATGACATCACTTGAAAATCAATCAGTTAAGGTCTCGGTCCGTGACAATGGTATTGGCATAGAACAAGAACGCTTATCAAAAATTTTCCATCCTTTTCATACAACAAAAGAAGCTGAAAAAGGAACTGGTTTAGGCTTATCAGTAAGCATAGGAATCGCTAAAACACATGGTGGAAGTATTGATGTAATAAGTGAAGTAAACAAAGGCAGTACTTTTCAACTCGTGTTGCCACTTCAACCATTAACTAAAACTGAGGTGAGTGTATGATTTCGATTTTAATTATTGACGATGAAGTGGAAATTGGTTACTTTTTATCTCGTCTTTTTCAGTCTAAAGGATATCAGGTTAAGGTCGTTAATAGTGGAAAGGAATTTTCTGAAATTGACTTTTCGTTAGAGCAATTTCATGTTGCTATGATTGACCTGAAATTACCGGATGCAAATGGTCTTACACTATTGCAAAATCTAAAACAAGTTCAACCCACATGTAAAGTAATGATCATGACAGGATACAGTACCATTAAGACTGCTGTCGATGCGATTAAACTAGGTGCGAGTGATTATATAGAAAAGCCTTTTGACGATATTGATTTATTAGAAAAGCAGGTAGAAAAATTGCTAGGATCTACCTGTTTTTCGAATCAACATCATATCGAAAAGATAGCCCGTGAATCAGGACTTATTGTTGGAAATAGTAGGGCAATGAATCAGCTTATTCAAACAGCTGCCAAGGTTGCTGGAAAACCGGTAAATATTTTAATTGAGGGTGAAACAGGTACAGGGAAAGAAGTCTTATCACGCTTTTTACATCAAGCAAGTGATCGGCATCAAGAATCTTTTATTGGTGTAAACTGTGGTGCACTCTCTGAAAACTTACTAGAGAGTGAATTATTTGGTCATGAAAAGGGTTCCTTTACTGGCGCTACCCAGCATCGAAAAGGATTATTTGAAATTGCCAGCAACGGAACCTTATTTTTGGATGAAATAGCTGAAGCATCTTATGCGATTCAGGTAAAACTACTTCGGGTTCTTGAAACAAGGGAGTTTATGCGGGTTGGTAGTGAGAGCATCCTTCGAACCAAGACTAGGTTAATAGCGGCAACGAACGAAGATCTAAAAGAAGCTGTTAAACAAAAGAAATTCAGAGAAGATTTATTTTATCGTTTAAATGTTGTTCATCTGAAAATACCGCCATTACGTGAGCGGAAGGAGGATATTCCACTCCTTGTTCAGCATTTACTGCAACGAACTGGCACGGCACTCTCATTTTCTAATTCTGCGATAGACTTATTACAATCATATGATTGGCCGGGAAATATAAGAGAGTTATCAAACTTTGTTACAAGAGCAGTTATGTTAGCTGATCCTCATGCTACCATTATTCAGGCCGGTGATTTACCAATAAATCACCAAACTAAAAGTCAAGTGATAACCTCTAATACAGATAAACAAGAAAGTAATTTGGAAAGTTACTTAAAAACATGGCTGACAGAAACATTGACTACGTTTGAACAAAAAGACGAAGTTAAGCTAGATGAGGTGCTGGCCCAAGTAAAAGAATTAGAATCACAGGTTGGTAAATCGTTTATTATAAGAACATTAAAAGACACGCATGGAAACAGGAAAGAAGCTGCAAAACGACTGCAAATTACAATGAGAAAGCTGAGATATTTGTTAAACGAAAAAACGTAATAACACTTTGATTATGATAAAATATTTATTATAATAAGCAAGAATGACAATAATTGTCCTATATAAAAGGAGATAAAGAAAAGATCATGTCGAATTCAGAAAACAATACAAATGAAAAAAAGAAAGTAAGTCTTAAGGAATTAATGGAGCAACAATTAGCAAAAAAGAAAGAAAAGCTTTCTAATAATAAACAATCATTAAATGGTGCTGCTTCTAATCAAAAAATGAAAAGTCAGCAACACAAAAAAACAAGTAATACACGAAGAAAAATGGGTTCATAAATAAACTTTTTAAAAAGGACATTTTCTTAATAAAAGAAGATGTCCTTTTTATTTTCTATTGAAATTTCTGCTTGTTCTCTTTGCGTGATAGAGTGCTTTATCCAGCATCAGTTTTTAAGAAAAGAGTAACCAAATCTAGCATTTTCTACGCAAATTCGGCACTGTAACAAAAAAACGGCAGAAAAAAGCCGATTTTTCGGCTCTATTATCATGGTGTTTTAGAATCTCCTTCAATTGTAAGCGTTTATTATTTGGCACAATTCTTGCTTATTTATTAACGAATCAATTTGAGAGGAGTTGTTTAATGATAGAAATAAAATAATAGAAATAGTTTTCATTCTGCGTTCTAACACGATCTAAAGATTAATATATTTGATAACGGTGGCACGATCACCAACAATTTTTGATACATCAATTTGTCTTACATAAATTCTTTTAGCTATCCAACTTATATTTTAATATTTTAGGAGGAGATTTTAATGGTACAAAACGTAGGAACAAAAGAACTAGAATTGAGCCCTAGATTAGTTGAATTTTTAAATGGGGACAAAAAGCTTTTTATTAATGGAGAATGGGTAGAGGCAGTAAGTGGTAAAACATTTGATACATTAAACCCGGCAACTGGTGAGAAACTAGCATCTGTTTCTGAAGCAGGGGAAGAGGACATTGATTTAGCTGTGAAAGCTGCTAGAGAAGCATTTGACAATGGTCCATGGTCGAAGATGGGAACTGCTGAAAGAAGTCGTTTAATTTATAAATTAGCTGACTTAATTGAAGAACATAAAGTAGAGCTTGCACAGTTAGAAACACTAGATAATGGTAAACCGATTCGCGAAACTGCAAACGCAGACATTCCATTAGCAATTGAACATTTTCGTTATTTTGCAGGTTGGGCTACAAAGATTGTAGGACAAACAATTCCTGTACAAGGAAACTATTTCAATTACACACGTCATGAAGCAGTTGGGGTAGTTGGACAGATCATTCCTTGGAATTTCCCATTGTTAATGGCTGCCTGGAAGCTTGGTGCTGCGCTTGCAACAGGATGTACAATTGTCCTTAAGCCGGCAGAACAAACACCTTTATCTGCACTATATTTAGGGAAATTAATTAATGAAGCTGGCTTCCCTAAAGGTGTTGTTAATATCGTTCCAGGCTTCGGTCAAACAGCTGGTTCACCATTAGTAAATCATCCGTTAGTAGACAAAGTAGCTTTCACAGGTTCAACAGCTGTTGGTAAAGCAATTATGAGACAGGCAAGTGAATCATTAAAACGTGTAACTCTTGAGCTTGGCGGGAAATCACCTAATATTATCTTACCTGATGCTGATCTTTCGAAGGCTGTACCTGGTTCTTTAATGGGAATTATGTTTAATCAGGGTCAAGTATGTTGTGCGGGTAGCCGTCTTTATGTACAGAAAAAACAATACGATAATGTTGTTGCAGATTTAGTATCCCTAACAAAAGATATCTCTCAAGGTAATGGATTATTAGAAGCAACAACAATGGGACCTCTCATTTCAGCACAACAGCAAAATCGTGTAAAAGGATACATTGATAAAGGAATTGAAGAAGGAGCAGAAGTTCTAGCTGGAGGTAATATTCCATTTGAACAAGGTTATTTCGTAGCTCCTACCATTTTCGCCGATGTTAATAATTCAATGACGATCGCAAAGGAAGAAATCTTCGGACCAGTTGTTGCTGCGATGCCGTTTGATGACTTAGATGATCTTGTTGACAAAGCAAATGACTCTAACTATGGTCTAGCAGCTGGTGTTTGGACACAAGATATTAAAAAAGCACACTACATTGCACACCGTATTAAAGCAGGAACTGTATGGGTAAACTGCTACAACGCATTTGACGCAGCAAGTCCTTTTGGCGGATATAAGCAATCAGGTATCGGCCGTGAAATGGGAAGCTATGCATTAGAAAATTACACAGAAGTAAAAAGTGTTTGGGTAAATATGGATTAATAGCTGAAGATAAGAGGTCGTCATTGAGATGACCTCTTTTTAATTTGATTTTAGGTAATAGGAAAAGTGTCGATTTTTGTCTAATCGAAGATAAAACGTCTAAAATCGAAGATAAATCTCAAAAATCGAAGATAAAACGTTTAGAATCGAAGATAAATCTCTAAAATCGAAGATAAAACGTTCAGAATCGAAGATAAATCTCAAAAATCGAAGATAAAACGTTCAAAATCAAAGATAAATATCAATTATCGCAGATAAAATCTAATTTCAGTCAACCAAAGACAAAATTTAAGACGGCTTCCGCCCATTAAAAATAATTTCTGCCATAAAAGGTGAGTATTTTTTAATAATTCGTTCAGATTCACTAGATAAAATGCCACTTTCATATGTATACAATCTCTTTTTGACATAAGGAACAGATTCTATAAAGTCTTCCATTTGCAAATAGTTATCCTTAACAGCAAACACAACATGGCGTATATTTGCCATAACAATAGTTGTTAAACACATCATACAAGGTTCAACAGTTGTGTAGATTGTACAGTTTTCAGCATGTTTTTTTAAATAGGCTGCACAGCTATGGATCGCATTTATTTCAGCGTGTGCCACTTCGTTTTCTAATGTGCTTATCCGATTGGAGCCTCGCGAAATGATTTTTCCATCATGAACGATCACAGCCCCAATTGGCCGATCTCCGCGTTTTCCTGCTTCTTCCGCTTCTTTTAAAGCTTCAGTCATATAAAAAGTATGATCAATCACATGTATGCCTCCTAAAATCTTTATAATAATATAGTATAAAACTAGATTAAGGGAGTTTCAAAATGAATTTCTATACAAAGTGCGTCTCATTATTTGAATAGCTTAAACAAATGGATAATGGTTAAGAATCTGGGGAAATTATCATTAACTAAATAATGATTGGTGGTTAGTGATACATGGAATGGGATTTTATTTGGAAAGCCATTCTCATCGTTCTGGTTGGAACAGTTTTGTTGAGAGTTGCAGGAAGAAAAACAATTTCTCAAATGACGTTGGCTGAGACAGTATTAATGGTTGGTATCGGTTCTCTACTTATTCAGCCTGTTGCGGGTAAAAATGTTTGGACGACATTTCTAATAGGAGGAATACTAGTTGGGACTCTTTTAGTTATGGAACTTCTTCAAATGAAATCAGACAAATTTGAAAAGGCTATTACAGGTAAGGCGAAAATTATCATTGATAACGGAAATTTAAATGAGCAAAATCTTAAAAAACTTAGATTATCTGTAGATCAACTAGAAATGATGCTTCGCCAAAATAGTATTTCGAAAATCAGTGATGTAAAATGGGCAACGTTGGAACCAAATGGCCAATTAGGCTATGAGTTAAAACAAGAAGCACAGCCTGTTACAAAGAAGGATTTTGACGATTTTAAACAAACAATTGTTAACTTAATTCCTAGCAATGCTCAACTTACTCATATAAATGAAATTTTAAGCTTAATGAACAATAATACAAAGCCAGAAAGTAAAGAGGACATTTTTGCTGAAGTTAAACATAAACGACATAAAGAAGCTCCTCCAAAGCACTTACAATAATTTTTCGTAAAAAACACCAATAAATGTAATTTTTTAGTTAATTTTGAAAAAATATGTAGTATAATAGTATTGTTATTTATAATAAATCCCTAAGTAGACCTCCCGTTTTCTTAGGGATTTATTATATTAACTTAAGGAATATAAAGGGGAAAAGAGGCATTGATAGGTCGATTCCAGGCAATACCTCCGTTTTTTAGTGGAGTTTCTTCGCTGTTTTTTCTTTCTTGGGCCAGATAAAATAGCTTGTTGTCATGTATAAATCAATCGCTAAAACGATTAACCATACTTTTACCATTGTATTGAGTGCTTCGGTTCGTTGAGGATCCTGGATATAGATGATCATCATTTCTAAGATTGCCACACCAATTAGAAATGCTACAACGTGCTTGATAAAACCTTTTCTATAATGCCTAGCAAAAGGAATTCCGTATCGTTTCATCGGCTTAGCTGACGTTTTTTTCATCATATAAAATTGAAATTTTTCGTCCATCCAATTAATCATACTTTTTCCATATGCCAGAGAAACTCCGATATAAACTGCAGCAATTCCATGTGCAAGAGTTGCTGTTGCTCCGCGATACAGATCAATGCTTGTAATGATAATTAACAAAAGGTCAATTATGGGGGTAGAAGCTAACAGTAAAAATCCTACCTTTTGAAACTTCAGTAAATATCGTGCCGTTAACCCTAGTAATATAACAACCCAAAATGAAACCTCGCATGCAATAATAATCCATCCTATATAATTCATAAATACCTCTCTTTATGAAATGGTAATATCTAACACTATTTTAGCACTTTTTACTTTTCTCTGTTACAAGAAAAAAATATATTCTAATAGTCCTATAGAAAGGAGTAGCATGATGAATTTTCATTTGAATGAAGCAATCGAGGTATTATCGAGAACACCAAAGACATTGGAGCATTTTTTATCTGGACTTTCTGATCAATGGCTGCATTGTAATGAAGGGGAAGGAACGTGGAATGCTTCTGAAATTGTTGAACATTTAATTGAAGCTGAACTACATAATTGGATTCCCAGATTAGAATCTATTCTACATGATGGAAAGAACAAGCACTTTCCTTCATTTGATCGTTTTTCACATTTGACTAAGCCTGAAAGTACAATTGAAGAAAAACTATTAACTTTTATCCAACTAAGAGAAACAAATCTTGAAAAATTAAAAGAACTTATTAATCCTCATCATCACCTAGAAATCGAAGGGACACATCCCGCTTTCGGTGTGGTCAAAATAAGAGAGCTTCTTTCAACCTGGGTTGTTCATGATCTTACACATATTTCGCAAATCGTTAGAGTAATGGCAAAGAGGTATTATGATGACGTTGGCCCTTGGAAGGAATATTTGGGAGTATTAAAGAAATAGATTTTTAAATTGTAAAAGTATCTTCTCATAACAAGGAGTAATAAATAATGAAAATTAGAGCCCTAAAAAAGGAAGAAACACCGCCAATACAATTATTATTACTTGCGGATCCTTCAGTATCAATAATTGAAGATTACCTTAACCGGGGAATGTGCTTTGTTGCTGAAAATCAGGAGAACATGGTCATAGGAGTTTTAGTGCTACTTCCAACAAGACCACATTCCGTGGAGTTAGCGAATATTTCTGTTTCAGAGGATTACCGAGGAAAAGGTGTTGGAAAGTTATTGATAAAGCATGCTATTTCCGTAGCTAGAGAAAAATTATTTAAAGTCATGGAAGTTGGAACTGGAAATTCTAGCATAGATCAAATTGCCTTTTATCAAAAATGTGGATTTAGACTAACAGGCGTTGACTTTGATTTTTTCGTCAAACATTATGATGAACCGATATATGAAAATAATATCCAATGCAGAGATATGGTGCGCTTTACTTTGGATATTGAATAAAAAAATGTTTAGTTACTTTACGCTTTGATTCAATTTAACAAATAGATTAGTAAACCAATACGCAAGAATAGCCATACCTACATCTAGAAGAAAAACATGAAAAATATTCATTCCTTTATAAAAAAGCAACAAACCAAGCTTATGCCATATAAAAGCAAGTTCCAAAATGACCAAACTGTTTCCAGTATTCAAGAATTAGGTCAGTTAATTTAGCATGTAAAGAATCTGTTTGCTCTAATAAGTGTTCACGTGACATAGAGCGTTCTCTCCTATCGCATGATAAAAAATGGTTATTATTTTATTATTTGCCAAACCATTTTTTTCTACTCGAGTTATTAACCAGGTTTTTGCAAGTCCTTCCAAATGTATGTATTTAGCATTAGCATTTATTTTTATATAAAATCAAAATTATGCCTCGACTATTCCTTCAGGAAGAGGTTTTTGAATTTTTTATCAGGAAATTTTTAAAATGATGCATAATATACAAACTATCAACAAATGTTACAAGTACACTATACAAAGGAGGAATTGATTATGGCAAATAACTCAAATAACTTAGTCGTACCTGGAGCTGAACATTCACTTGACCAAATGAAGGTGGAAATCGCAAATGAATTCGGTGTAGACCTTGGCGGTGAAACAACTTCACGTGCAAACGGATCTGTTGGTGGAGAAATAACAAAACGCCTTGTTTCAATGGCGCAACAACAATTAGGTTAATTTGAATAAGGCATCATTCTTGTAGAAATAAACATCATGTATAACTACAACTAAAGAATGAAAGATGCCATTTTAGGTTTCTAATGTTTAGTGTTTTAAAAGATCATGAAATTGCTCATTTATATAACATTCTAGGAAAGTCAATTAAAGTAACTAAAGACAAACATCTAAGAACTGTTGTGCTTGAATTAACTGAAGAGCTGAACAGACGACACCAAATGGCTACTGAATGACTATACTAGAACTCTAACCCCACCAAACTTATAAATAAAAACCCCCATTATTCTTTTGAATAATGTACTGCACCCCAAAAGTTAGAGTAAGAATCTAACTTTGGGGTGTTTTTACTATCAACTATGTTCTTTCTTTGGAGTTTGAAAATATCTCCTTATGAACCAAACGTGAAACATAAATAACGAATAGGTGCCAGGGAACAAACTGAAGAAAGGCACTATAATTTATTTTCACATAGCGAACCTTTATAAGAAAATAATCGATTACTAAAAAATACAAAAGATGATAGAAGCGATAAATTATTCCACTTTTAGAAGAGATAAAGGTAGAAAAAATACCCAGTAGTAAACTGTAAAGAGGTGCAATGATAAAATGTTCCTTCCAGGTATGTAGCAACCCAACCCCAAATTTTAATTTTCTTCTAACAGCCATCGTAAACATAAAGGTCACATCAATTACAACAATTGTTAAATATTGAGCCAATTTAAGAGCCCAATCTTTTCTCTTCTCAATCAGTTTATAAAAATAATCGCTTATATAAAAATACATAAGCATTAAGACTGTAGTGAATTTTGGATTCCACCAGTTTGTTTTATAAATTCCCAAGCGAAGAAATAATTTTTCAACAATATAAAAGTATGTGATGAAGGAAACTTTCCACCGCCAATTCTTTTTATAGATCGTTAAAAACGTTGCTGTAATGGGTACATAAAAGGCTTGAGATAAAATTGCTCCAAGAATATTATCTAAATATTTTATTTTTAAGATGGAGGGTTTATATGTGTATGCTTGAAAAAGATTCAGTACAAAGTATTCAAAAAAGAAAGCAAAGCCAATATTTGATAGCAACAGAGTCCATGTGTATTCTCTTTTTCGTTTTAGTAATTGAGAAAAAATAATAAGATGAATAATTGTTAATAAAAGAAATGGTATAGAGTTTCTATTCAGTTGTCCTTTACGCAAGGGTATCACCAACTCATGACTAATATAATATTTTGATTCCTCAAAGATATCTTACCTTTATCTTTTGTTATTATTTGTTTTTTTACTCAAATAACGAAATACCCGATTGATTTGGTACAATGGAAATGGAATCTCCTTGAAAGAGAGGAAAAAAGATGGATATAAGATTATTAAGTAAAAAACACGCAGCTGTTTATAAAAGTCTAAGATTAAAGGCGTTACAAGAGCATCCAGAAGCATTCAGCTCCAGTTATGAGGAGGAAGTTACATTTTCTATAGCTACTATAGAAAAGAGGTTAAGTGTAGAAAACTCCTTCACATTTGGAGCATTTGTTGATGAAAAATTAGTTGCTGTTATTACATTGTTGCCGGAAACAAAAAATAAACTAAAACACAGAGCTAATATCGTCGCTGTTTATGTTAGTACTGGCTACCGTAAAGCGGGAATAGGTCAAAAGTTAGTAGAAGCAGCGATTAATAAATCAAAGTCTATTGAAGGAATCGAGCAACTTTATTTA
This genomic stretch from Metabacillus sp. B2-18 harbors:
- a CDS encoding GNAT family N-acetyltransferase; translated protein: MDIRLLSKKHAAVYKSLRLKALQEHPEAFSSSYEEEVTFSIATIEKRLSVENSFTFGAFVDEKLVAVITLLPETKNKLKHRANIVAVYVSTGYRKAGIGQKLVEAAINKSKSIEGIEQLYLTVSSSNIAAKNLYQSFGFKTFGIDKKALKVKETYYDEELMVLYL